The sequence GCATGAATACTTggcacaaaatataaaacttaaCGAAATTTTAGGGACAGGGTTGTAACAATCATAAATGgtgtttatatttttgtttactTTCAATCTTCGTGTTTTCCTAAATGTTCTGTATTCATAGATATCAATGAATCTTGttagaaccattttaaataaaatttgttgtGGAGTTGTTATAATTTAATGGTGACTTGTTGCAAGATTGTTCAATAATGTTTAATATTAGCAATTATAAATTGTGGGTTGACTTGTACATGCATGCACGAACAGGAATACCATTTTCGGAATGCGCGAGAATCTTCACCATAGTAAACTACTGCAAGGAAACAATCTGGCCAGCCATCACACCCGGCGGGAACTTTGGGGCTGGTGGATTCTCCCTCAAGCCTGGCCAGACAGAAGTACTTGTCGCCCCGGTAGGTTGGTCAGGCCGCATATGGGGCCGAACTGGCTGCAACTTCGACAGGAACGGAAACGGCCCCTGCCAAACTGGTAGCTGCGGCACTTCTCTGAAATGCACCGCATCAGGCAAACCGCCAGCCTCAATAGCAGAATTCACGCTGGCTGGCACAGATTTCTACGATGTTAGTCTTGTCGACGGCTTCAACCTGCCTATGACTGTGACACCGATAAATGGGGGGAAGAACTGCAGCGTTGCAGGCTGCTTTTCAGACTTGAGGCTGAATTGCCCGGCTGAACTGGCCGTGAAAGGGGGCGGAAGGACTGTGGCTTGCAGAAGTGCCTGTGACGTGCTCAACACAGATGAGTATTGCTGCCGGGGGGTATATGGGAATCCGGTTACATGCCAGCCCACGTATTATTCGAGGATATTTAAACAAGCTTGCCCCAAGGCATATAGTTATGCTTATGATGACCCGACCAGTATTTTTACTTGTTCTCGGACCGATTACGTTGTTGCATTCTGCTCATCAAGGTACATATTTTGCCACAATTTGTGTGTTGCCACATCCGTTTGTCTTTTGACATCGAATTTCACACTGAATTTCCGTGGTTATGGGGGTAATTTTTGCAGGGGAC comes from Primulina huaijiensis isolate GDHJ02 chromosome 2, ASM1229523v2, whole genome shotgun sequence and encodes:
- the LOC140971634 gene encoding pathogenesis-related thaumatin-like protein 3.5 — protein: MAASRFFHAPTVLSVSLLMITGIPFSECARIFTIVNYCKETIWPAITPGGNFGAGGFSLKPGQTEVLVAPVGWSGRIWGRTGCNFDRNGNGPCQTGSCGTSLKCTASGKPPASIAEFTLAGTDFYDVSLVDGFNLPMTVTPINGGKNCSVAGCFSDLRLNCPAELAVKGGGRTVACRSACDVLNTDEYCCRGVYGNPVTCQPTYYSRIFKQACPKAYSYAYDDPTSIFTCSRTDYVVAFCSSRGQTLCTYHNQRLVCSGSVGSSPRYRWGVTILASLITSAIWHMS